A genomic region of Anopheles coustani chromosome 3, idAnoCousDA_361_x.2, whole genome shotgun sequence contains the following coding sequences:
- the LOC131272656 gene encoding cyclin-dependent kinase 7, protein MENRLNRYEKIDFLGEGQFATVYKARDAETDEIVAVKKIKIGNREEAADGINRTALREIKLLHELQHENIIGLLDVFGHKSNVSLVFDFMDTDLEIIIKDQTIVLTPANIKSYMIQTLKGLEYLHMHWILHRDLKPNNLLISGSGVLKIGDFGLAKFFGSPNRINTNQVVTRWYRCPELLFGARQYGVGVDIWAVGCILAELLLRVPFLPGDSDLDQLTRIFQVLGTPTDANWPDVNSLPDYMQYKFFPPIPLRDIFTAASDDLIDLANKMLALCPLHRCTCTEALNMPYFSNKPAPTVGPRLPMPASYNPANRQEKKPSLKRKLLDSIDGGTVPKRLQF, encoded by the exons ATGGAAAATAGATTGAATCGATATGAAAAGATTGATTTTCTGGGTGAAGGACAG TTCGCCACCGTCTACAAAGCGCGTGATGCCGAAACAGATGAAATAGTAGctgtgaagaaaattaaaataggaAACCGTGAGGAAGCTGCTGACGGAATCAACCGAACCGCTCTGCGAGAGATCAAGCTGCTACATGAACTGCAACACGAGAACATAATTGGACTGCTGGATGTGTTCGGTCATAAGAGCAATGTGTCACTGGTGTTCGATTTTATGGACACGGACTTGGAGATTATAATCAAGGACCAAACAATAGTGCTCACGCCGGCCAATATCAAAAGTTACATGATTCAAACGCTGAAAGGTCTCGAATACCTGCACATGCACTGGATACTGCATCGGGATCTGAAACCGAACAATCTGCTGATCAGCGGCAGTGGAGTGCTCAAGATCGGTGATTTTGGTTTGGCGAAGTTTTTCGGCTCCCCGAATCGGATCAACACGAACCAAGTCGTCACACGGTGGTATCGTTGCCCGGAGCTGCTTTTCGGTGCTCGTCAGTACGGCGTGGGAGTCGACATTTGGGCCGTTGGATGCATTCTGGCCGAGCTGCTACTGCGTGTGCCGTTCCTGCCAGGTGATAGCGATCTGGATCAACTGACTCGAATATTTCAAGTGCTCGGAACACCAACCGATGCCAACTGGCCCGATGTTAACTCACTACCGGATTACATGCAGTACAAATTTTTCCCTCCAATTCCGTTACGGGATATTTTTACGGCTGCTTCGGATGATCTGATCGATTTGGCCAACAAAATGTTGGCGCTGTGCCCGCTGCACAGATGTACCTGCACCGAGGCGCTGAACATGCCCTACTTTTCCAACAAACCGGCACCAACGGTTGGCCCAAGGTTGCCGATGCCGGCCAGCTACAATCCCGCTAACCGACAAGAGAAGAAACCATCGTTGAAACGAAAACTTTTGGATAGCATCGATGGTGGGACGGTTCCAAAACGTTTACAGTTTTGA
- the LOC131261523 gene encoding phosphorylase b kinase gamma catalytic chain, skeletal muscle/heart isoform isoform X2 has translation MAKDEEDDLLPDKDAAKGFYAKYEPKEILGRGISSTVRRCIEKETGKEFAAKIIDLGAAETGDSNHMLEATRQEIQILRQVMGHKFIIELQDVFESDAFIFLVFELCRQGELFDYLTSVVTLSEKKSRYIMRQIFEGVDYIHSKNIVHRDLKPENILLDDNLNVKITDFGFARVLKEGEKLYDLCGTPGYLAPETLKCNMFEDAPGYSKEVDIWACGVIMFTLLVGCPPFWHRKQMVMLRNIMEGKYSFTSPEWADISEDPKDLIRKCLVVDPTKRITVTEALKHPFFNTVLRKQSQFNARKKFQFAILCVRAMIRIKRLRYTPEPLRVEDALRDPYRVKVLRKVIDGCAFRVYGHWVKKGEGQNRAALFENTPRCEVYNLYINSLNR, from the exons ATGGCCaaggacgaggaggacgatCTGCTGCCCGACAAGGATGCCGCTAAAGGATTCTACGCCAAATACGAACCGAAGGAAATCCTCGGCAG AGGCATCAGCTCCACGGTACGACGATGCATCGAAAAGGAAACGGGCAAAGAGTTTGCGGCGAAGATCATCGATCTCGGTGCGGCTGAAACGGGTGACTCGAACCACATGCTGGAGGCGACGCGGCAAGAAATTCAGATCCTCCGGCAGGTCATGGGTCACAAATTTATTA TCGAACTCCAGGATGTGTTCGAATCAGATGCGTTTATTTTCCTCGTCTTCGAGTTGTGCCGGCAGGGCGAGCTGTTCGACTATCTGACGTCGGTAGTGACGCTATCGGAGAAAAAGTCTCGCTACATCATGCGCCAGATATTCGAAGGTGTCGACTACATTCATTCGAAGAACATTGTGCACCGCGACCTGAAGCCGGAAAACATTCTGCTCGACGACAACCTCAACGTGAAGATTACTGATTTTGGATTCGCCCGCGTACTGAAGGAGGGTGAAAAGTTGTATG ATCTCTGCGGCACTCCGGGTTATCTGGCGCCGGAAACGTTAAAATGCAACATGTTTGAGGATGCCCCAGGTTATTCTAAGGAAGTTGACAT TTGGGCGTGTGGTGTTATCATGTTTACACTGCTGGTAGGTTGCCCACCGTTCTGGCACCGGAAACAGATGGTCATGCTGCGTAATATCATGGAAGGCAAATACAGCTTCACGTCCCCTGAGTGGGCTGACATTTCCG AGGATCCAAAGGACTTAATCCGCAAATGTTTAGTCGTCGATCCGACGAAGCGAATCACGGTCACGGAAGCATTGAAACATCCCTTCTTCAACACAGTA TTACGCAAACAAAGCCAGTTCAACGCTAGGAAAAAGTTTCAGTTTGCTATACTATGTGTACGCGCAATGATTCGCATCAAGAGGCTACGGTACACGCCGGAACCGCTCCGCGTCGAGGACGCACTGAGAGACCCGTACCGCGTGAAGGTTCTGCGCAAG GTCATCGATGGCTGTGCATTTCGGGTGTACGGTCACTGGGTCAAGAAGGGCGAGGGCCAGAATCGGGCTGCCCTGTTCGAGAATACGCCTCGATGCGAGGTTTATAATCTTTATATCAACAGCCTTAATCGATAA
- the LOC131261523 gene encoding phosphorylase b kinase gamma catalytic chain, skeletal muscle/heart isoform isoform X1, protein MAKDEEDDLLPDKDAAKGFYAKYEPKEILGRGISSTVRRCIEKETGKEFAAKIIDLGAAETGDSNHMLEATRQEIQILRQVMGHKFIIELQDVFESDAFIFLVFELCRQGELFDYLTSVVTLSEKKSRYIMRQIFEGVDYIHSKNIVHRDLKPENILLDDNLNVKITDFGFARVLKEGEKLYDLCGTPGYLAPETLKCNMFEDAPGYSKEVDIWACGVIMFTLLVGCPPFWHRKQMVMLRNIMEGKYSFTSPEWADISEDPKDLIRKCLVVDPTKRITVTEALKHPFFNTVLFEQDIGPLKRSLSVKSRRFSRIADLALLRKQSQFNARKKFQFAILCVRAMIRIKRLRYTPEPLRVEDALRDPYRVKVLRKVIDGCAFRVYGHWVKKGEGQNRAALFENTPRCEVYNLYINSLNR, encoded by the exons ATGGCCaaggacgaggaggacgatCTGCTGCCCGACAAGGATGCCGCTAAAGGATTCTACGCCAAATACGAACCGAAGGAAATCCTCGGCAG AGGCATCAGCTCCACGGTACGACGATGCATCGAAAAGGAAACGGGCAAAGAGTTTGCGGCGAAGATCATCGATCTCGGTGCGGCTGAAACGGGTGACTCGAACCACATGCTGGAGGCGACGCGGCAAGAAATTCAGATCCTCCGGCAGGTCATGGGTCACAAATTTATTA TCGAACTCCAGGATGTGTTCGAATCAGATGCGTTTATTTTCCTCGTCTTCGAGTTGTGCCGGCAGGGCGAGCTGTTCGACTATCTGACGTCGGTAGTGACGCTATCGGAGAAAAAGTCTCGCTACATCATGCGCCAGATATTCGAAGGTGTCGACTACATTCATTCGAAGAACATTGTGCACCGCGACCTGAAGCCGGAAAACATTCTGCTCGACGACAACCTCAACGTGAAGATTACTGATTTTGGATTCGCCCGCGTACTGAAGGAGGGTGAAAAGTTGTATG ATCTCTGCGGCACTCCGGGTTATCTGGCGCCGGAAACGTTAAAATGCAACATGTTTGAGGATGCCCCAGGTTATTCTAAGGAAGTTGACAT TTGGGCGTGTGGTGTTATCATGTTTACACTGCTGGTAGGTTGCCCACCGTTCTGGCACCGGAAACAGATGGTCATGCTGCGTAATATCATGGAAGGCAAATACAGCTTCACGTCCCCTGAGTGGGCTGACATTTCCG AGGATCCAAAGGACTTAATCCGCAAATGTTTAGTCGTCGATCCGACGAAGCGAATCACGGTCACGGAAGCATTGAAACATCCCTTCTTCAACACAGTA CTTTTCGAGCAAGACATTGGACCTCTGAAGCGCAGCCTTTCGGTTAAATCGAGACGCTTCAGTCGCATTGCTGATCTGGCACTG TTACGCAAACAAAGCCAGTTCAACGCTAGGAAAAAGTTTCAGTTTGCTATACTATGTGTACGCGCAATGATTCGCATCAAGAGGCTACGGTACACGCCGGAACCGCTCCGCGTCGAGGACGCACTGAGAGACCCGTACCGCGTGAAGGTTCTGCGCAAG GTCATCGATGGCTGTGCATTTCGGGTGTACGGTCACTGGGTCAAGAAGGGCGAGGGCCAGAATCGGGCTGCCCTGTTCGAGAATACGCCTCGATGCGAGGTTTATAATCTTTATATCAACAGCCTTAATCGATAA